The DNA region TGAGGCTGCCCAAGCCGGCCCTGTCCCTGCACAACTGTCTCGGCGGATGGGCGCCGCGCTTTGCCCGCATCGGGCTCGGATCAGCCCTGCCCCCGTCATCCGAGCTCCTCGCCCTGCGCATCGGCGACGGGGCGTGGGTGACCGTGCCCGGCGAGCTTCAGACGCGGCTCGGTCTCGAGATCAAGAAGGCCGGGCGGCGACACTTTGCCCAGGTCTTCGTGGCGGGCTACAGCAATGACTACCTGGGCTACTTCCTCACCCGTGAGGACTATGCGAAGCCGAGCTATATCGCCTGCGGGAGCTTGTACGGAGAGCGGGGCGGGGAGATCCTGCGCGATGCCGCCACCGAGCTGCTCGAGCGGCTGGCCGCTCCCGTGTCCCGCAGCTGATGCGCGCGCTAGGGGGCGAGGGAGCGGGCGAGCGCCGACTTCTTGCGGGCGGCCGTGTTGCGGTGGATGATGCCGCGGGTCACCGCGCGGTCGAGGACGCGGATGGCCTCGAGCACGACCTCCTTCGATTGCGGGCTCTTCTCGGCGGCGGCCGTGCGCGCGGACTTCATGGCGGAGCGGATGGTGCTGCGCGCGCCGCGGTTGCGCAGGCGACGCTTCTCGTTCTGCTTGATCCGCTTCATGGCGGATCGCGTGTTGGCCACGGATGCTGTCCTCCCCTGATGGGACTTCGATGACGTGGACGTCGGACGCTCGAGCGCCGAGCGACAGTAGACCCTACCGTCCACCCTCGCGACTGTCAAGGACTATGTCCGCGTGAGCGACGCTCACCAGGACACGCGGCACGGCGTGGTGCGGGCCGTGGGCTCGATCGGACTGGCCACGCTCCTCAGCCGGATCCTCGGTTTCGTCCGCGACATGGTGGTGGCGCGCGCCTTCGGCGCCGGCCCGGTGACGGACGCCTTCTTCGTGGCCTTCCGCATTCCGAATCTCCTGCGGCGGCTCCTCGCCGAGGGGGCGCTGTCGACCGCCTTCGTCCCCGTGTTCACCTCGTCGCTCACCCATGACGGTCGGGCGGGGTTTCGGAGGATGCTCCGCGCCGTGACGGGTGCGACCGGTCTCGCCCTCTGCGTGGTCTCCGCCCTCGGCATGATCGCCGCGCCGTGGATCGTGCGCGTCATGGCCCCGGGCTGGAGCTCGGATCCGGCGCAGATCGGGCTCGCCTCGGATCTCACGCGGCTCATGTTTCCCTACCTGATCCTGGTGGGGCTGGCCTCCCTGGGCATGGCCGCCCTGAACGCGCATCACCGATTCTTCACCGCCGCGCTCGGGCCGGCCGTGCTGAACGTGACCATGATCCTGGCCGTGCTCGTCCTGGCCGCCCGGGTGGCCCCGCCCATCCTGTCGCTGGCCATCGGCGTCCTCGTGGGCGGGGCCGGGCAGTTTCTCGTCCAGCTGCCGGAGCTTCGCCGGCTCGGGGTGCCCCTCTGGCCCTCCGCCGAGTGGAAACACCCCGCCGTCCGCCTGATCGCGGGGCGCATGTGGCCCGCCGTCTTCGCGCTGGCCGCCGTGCAGGTGACCGTCCTCGTCAATACGTTGCTGGCTTCGCTCCTGCCGCCGGGCACCGTCTCCTATCTCTACTATGCCGACCGGGTCATGGAGTTCCCGCTGGGCGTCTTCGGCATTGCCCTGGCCACGGCTGCCCTGCCGAGCATGGCCGCGCAGGCGGCGCGCGGCGAGCACGCCGCGCTTCGCGATACCGTGAGCTTCTCGTTGCGACTCTCGGCCTTCATCGCCGTGCCCGCCGCCGTCGGCCTCTTGGCCCTCGGACATCCGATCGTGAGGCTTCTCTTCCAGCGCGGAGAATTCACGGCCGCCGATGCGATCTACACGGCGCAGGCGCTGGCCGGCTACGCGGTGGGGCTGCCCGCCTTCTCGACCACCCGCCTCGCCGCGCAGACCTTCTACGCTCTCGGCGATACGCGGACCCCCGTGTGGGCCGGACTCATGTCCGTGGCCGTGAATGTCGTGCTCGCCCTCGCCCTCATGTGGCCGCTCCAGCATGCCGGGCTTGCCCTCGCCTCCTCGCTCTCCGCCTATGTCAACCTCGCCCTGCTGTACTGGCTCTTGCGTCGTCGTCTCGGCGGACTGGGCAGCCGCGGAACGGCGCGGTCGCTCGCCCGCACGGCCCTCGCCTCGAGCGCGCTCTTGGCGTGGTGCCTGTGGGCGGGACCCCGACTGGACGCGCGGCCAGGCGCCGCATGGACGGCCGGCGCGCTCATCGTCGGCGTCTTGATCTTTGGCGGCGTTTCTGCCGCGCTCAGAGCGCCAGAGCTCCGTGCGCTTCGTCAGATCCTGCGCCGTCGCGGGCAAACCTTGCCCGCCACCGGCGACCGGTGATAAACTTCGACATGCCTCAGTGGTGGGCTGGGTGCGCCCCGGTCATGGCCCAGGCGGTTCGAAGGGGCCGGTACCGGGGCGTCGCTGTGTCTCAGCCCCTTCGAGCACGCCAACGCTCCTGCCGAAGGCCCTGAATGGACCCGGTTCACGATTTTCTCGCCGCCCTTCAGACAGAGCGGGGCGCCTCCCCTCACACGCTGGCCGCCTATCGGCGGGACCTGACGGGATTTGTCGGCTTTCTCGAGCGTGAGGGACGCGCGGTGGCCTCGGCCCGCGTGGGTGATCTGACAGAGTACCTGGCCGTGCTCCGGCGGCGAGGGCTGGGGGCACGCAGCACGGCCCGCCACCTTTCCGCCGTGCGCGGGCTCTACCGCTTCCTCCTCGGCAGCGGCGGGATACGGCGCGACCCCACCGAGCACCTCGAGGCGCCCCGGCCACCGCGGCGGTTGCCGCGCACGCTGTCGGTGGAGGACGCCGCGACCCTGGTCGAAGCCCCTGATCTCTCCGGTCCCGAGGGTCTGAGGGACCGGGCCATGCTCGAGCTCATGTATGCCGCGGGGCTTCGCGCCTCCGAGTGCTTGAGCCTCCGCATGGAAGATCTCAATCTCGCCGCGGGGTATGTGACGGCGACGGGGAAGGGCAGCCGCCAGCGGCTCGTGCCGGTGGGAGGGCAAGCCCTCCGCTGGGTCAATCGATATGTCGCCACGTCGCGCCCCGGCTTCGTCAAGCGCGGTGATCCCGGCCTCCTGTTCCTCAACCGCTACGGGCGGGCCCTCTCGCGCCAGGGACTCTGGGCCATGATGAAGCGGGCCGCGCGGCGGGCCGGCCTCCGCGCCTCCGTGTCGCCACATACCTTGCGCCATTCCTTCGCGAGCCACCTGCTCGAGCGGGGAGCCGACCTGCGCTCCGTTCAGGCCATGCTCGGCCATGCCGACATCTCGACCACGCAGATCTATACGCATCTGCCGTCGGCCGCCGTGCGCGCCATGTACCGCAAGTTCCACCCGCGGGCCGTGGGCAAGGCGAGCTGAGGCGATGGCCAGATCGCGGCATGCCTATCCGCAAGTCGACGCGCGGGCGAGCGGGCTCATGGATGGTCGCGTGGTGAGCCTTCCCAGTTCATGGACCGTCTCTCGCGCGCTGGAGGCGGTGCGCTCGGCGGGGGCCCAGGTTGCCCTGGCGAAGCCGTCGGCGGCGGCCTCGAGGAAAGATCTCGAGCGCGCGGCCTCGTGGCAGCTCGGGCGTCTTCGCTGGATGGACCTGGCCTATCCTCGGCTGCCCGTCATTGCCGCGAAGGCGCCGGAGGTCGCGGTCCGCCGACTGGTGGACGGCGGCGCGCCCATCGTGCTGATCCGAGAAGGCCGTCGCATCGTGGGCACGGTAGAGGCATCGACCATCTCGAGGCCGACGCCCTCGCTGGCCGCCCGGCTCGACCGCCTTCCCCGCTCCGATGGTCCGGACGATCCGGGGGAGAGCAGGCTCTGGGTCCTTCGCATGGCGGGAAAGCTCGGCGAGGCCCAGGGTCAGGCCGTCTTCGTCGTGGGCGGCTTCGTCCGCGATCTTCTCCTGGGCGGCGAGTCCTTCATGCCCGATCTCGATCTCGTGGTCGAAGGAGACGGGGTGGCGTTCGGGCGGCGGCTGGCCGACGAGACGGGCGGACACCTCGTGGTGCACGCCGCCTTCGGCACCGCCTCGCTCGAGGGTGGCGTCACTCCCGACGGCACGCGACTCGGGCGCATCGACATCGCGAGCGCGAGGCGGGAGCGATACGGCTGGCCTGGGGTATTGCCCGAGGTCAGCCCCGCCTCCATCGAGGAGGACCTGGGCCGGCGCGACTTCTCGGTCAATGCCATGGCCGTGGCTCTCTCGCCGTCGGCCTGGGGAAGGCTCCACGATCCTCACGGCGGTGAGCGCGATGTCCGGGAGCGGCGCCTCCGCGTCCTTCGCCCCCTGTCCTTCGTCGAGGACCCGACGCGAATCTTTCGAGCCGCACGATATGCCACCCGGCTTGGACTCAGACCCGATCAGGCCTTTCGCCGCGCCATGGCCCTGTCCCTTCGGCTCGACGCGTACCCGGCGATGTCGGGCCAGCGCCTCGTGGCCGAGATCGAGCTCATCATGGAGGAGCCCGACCCGTGGCGGGCCCTCCGCCTGCTCCTCGGCTGGGGCGCCTTCCGCCTCTGGGACGCAGGCTATCGGCCCACGCGCGCGAGCGGGACGAGACTCGGCGCCGCGGGGGCGCTCATGCGCTGGGCGCGCGGCGCCGGGGTGGCGCTGGACGCGACCGAGCTGGCGATCCTCACCCTGCTCTTCGAACAGCCGAAGCCGGTGGCGGACCGCTGTCTCAGGCGACTCGCGGTCCGGGACCCCGGGGCGCGCCTGCTCGATGCGGGACCGGCGCGACAGCTGGCGCGACGCCTCGATCGGGCCAGGCGGTTGCGTCCGAGCCAGGTCGCCGAGGCCTTGAGACCCGCCGCCCCGCCGGTTGTCCTGGGGGCCTGGCTCTGTGGTGGCCGGCTGGCCCGGCGGCGCATCGAGTGGTTTCTCCAAACGGGCCGTGGCGCGCGGCCCCTCTCCTCGGGGGACGACGTGATGGCGGCGGGCGTGCCGCGCGGGCCGCTGGTCGCTCAGGCGCTGGCCATGCTGAGAGACCTGAAGCTCGACGGGCGGGTGCGGACCCTGGATGACGAGCGGGCGACCACCGACAAGTGGCGACTGAGGAGTGGACGTTCGAGCCGAGACGGTGCCGACGAGCCGCAAGCGAGGAGACCGGCGAGGCGAGGGCTGAGATGAGCGTGGCAATTCGAGGTGAGCGCCGACGGCGCGAGGCGAGGGGTGGGTAGAATGCCACTGACGCGATAGAGTCATCACCACGAAAGGAGATCTCTGGTGACCCCGAAATTCATCTTCGTGACCGGCGGCGTCGTCTCGTCCCTGGGCAAGGGGCTGGCCGCCGCCTCCATCGGGTCGCTGCTCGAGGCCCGGGGCTTCCACGTCACCTTGCTCAAGATGGACCCGTACATCAACGTGGACGCGGGCACGATGAGTCCCTACCAGCACGGCGAGGTCTATGTCACCGACGATGGCGGCGAGACCGATCTCGACCTCGGGCACTACGAGCGCTTCACGGGGGCGCGGATGACCCGGGACAACAACATCACCACGGGCAAGGTGTACGGCACCGTGATCGAGAAGGAGCGTCGCGGCGACTACCTCGGCCGCACGGTCCAGGTCATCCCGCACATCACCGACCAGATCAAGGCCTCCATCCGCAAGGTCGCCTCGGGCGTGGAGGTGGTCATCGTGGAGATCGGCGGCACCGTGGGCGACATCGAGGGTCTGCCCTTCCTGGAAGCCGTCCGCCAGTTCAAGAAGGACGTGGGCAAGGACAATGTGATCTACGTCCACCTGACTCTGGTGCCCTTCATCAGCGCGGCGGGCGAGCTCAAGACCAAGGCGACCCAGCACTCGGTCAAGGAGCTGCGCGCCATCGGTATCCAGCCCGACGTGCTCCTCTGCCGTACCGACAAGGAGCACCCCCTCACGCCCGGGACCAAGTCCAAGATCGCCCTCTTCTGCGATGTCGAGGAAGAGGCGGTGGTGGCCGCGCGGGACGTGGACACGATCTACGAGGTGCCGCTCGCCTTCTTCGAGCAGGGGCTCGACGAGAGCATCATCAGGATGCTCGGGCTGCCTCAGCGGCCCGCCGATCTCGGGCGCTGGGAGGAGATCGTCCGCCGGGTGAAGGCGCCGCGGAGCCGCGTCCGGATCGGGGTGGTGGGCAAGTACATCGAGATCAAGGACGCCTACAAGAGTCTCTACGAGGCATTGACCCATGGCGGCATCGCTCACGAGGCCGCGGTGGACCTCGCCTGGGTCGACGCGGAGAGGCTCGAGCGCGAGGGGGTGGCGGGCCATGTCGCCGGCCT from Candidatus Methylomirabilota bacterium includes:
- the murJ gene encoding murein biosynthesis integral membrane protein MurJ; protein product: MSDAHQDTRHGVVRAVGSIGLATLLSRILGFVRDMVVARAFGAGPVTDAFFVAFRIPNLLRRLLAEGALSTAFVPVFTSSLTHDGRAGFRRMLRAVTGATGLALCVVSALGMIAAPWIVRVMAPGWSSDPAQIGLASDLTRLMFPYLILVGLASLGMAALNAHHRFFTAALGPAVLNVTMILAVLVLAARVAPPILSLAIGVLVGGAGQFLVQLPELRRLGVPLWPSAEWKHPAVRLIAGRMWPAVFALAAVQVTVLVNTLLASLLPPGTVSYLYYADRVMEFPLGVFGIALATAALPSMAAQAARGEHAALRDTVSFSLRLSAFIAVPAAVGLLALGHPIVRLLFQRGEFTAADAIYTAQALAGYAVGLPAFSTTRLAAQTFYALGDTRTPVWAGLMSVAVNVVLALALMWPLQHAGLALASSLSAYVNLALLYWLLRRRLGGLGSRGTARSLARTALASSALLAWCLWAGPRLDARPGAAWTAGALIVGVLIFGGVSAALRAPELRALRQILRRRGQTLPATGDR
- the xerD gene encoding site-specific tyrosine recombinase XerD, translating into MDPVHDFLAALQTERGASPHTLAAYRRDLTGFVGFLEREGRAVASARVGDLTEYLAVLRRRGLGARSTARHLSAVRGLYRFLLGSGGIRRDPTEHLEAPRPPRRLPRTLSVEDAATLVEAPDLSGPEGLRDRAMLELMYAAGLRASECLSLRMEDLNLAAGYVTATGKGSRQRLVPVGGQALRWVNRYVATSRPGFVKRGDPGLLFLNRYGRALSRQGLWAMMKRAARRAGLRASVSPHTLRHSFASHLLERGADLRSVQAMLGHADISTTQIYTHLPSAAVRAMYRKFHPRAVGKAS
- a CDS encoding CTP synthase; this translates as MTPKFIFVTGGVVSSLGKGLAAASIGSLLEARGFHVTLLKMDPYINVDAGTMSPYQHGEVYVTDDGGETDLDLGHYERFTGARMTRDNNITTGKVYGTVIEKERRGDYLGRTVQVIPHITDQIKASIRKVASGVEVVIVEIGGTVGDIEGLPFLEAVRQFKKDVGKDNVIYVHLTLVPFISAAGELKTKATQHSVKELRAIGIQPDVLLCRTDKEHPLTPGTKSKIALFCDVEEEAVVAARDVDTIYEVPLAFFEQGLDESIIRMLGLPQRPADLGRWEEIVRRVKAPRSRVRIGVVGKYIEIKDAYKSLYEALTHGGIAHEAAVDLAWVDAERLEREGVAGHVAGLDGILVPGGFGDRGIEGKIQAIRYAREGKVPYFGICLGMQCAVIEYARHVCGLAGANSTEFNPTPTHNVIDLLPEQRSITDKGGTMRLGLYPVVLAEGSGASRAYGQGVIQERHRHRYEVNNDYLHTLEKGGLKISGIWAEKQLVEIIELPDHPWFVAGQFHPEFLSKPWAPHPLFAAFIRAALDHQAMTHQART
- the rpsT gene encoding 30S ribosomal protein S20, with protein sequence MANTRSAMKRIKQNEKRRLRNRGARSTIRSAMKSARTAAAEKSPQSKEVVLEAIRVLDRAVTRGIIHRNTAARKKSALARSLAP